AGCCCAACATCAAAGAAGTGGTCGATAATGCGCCCGAGCCACTAAAACCGATGGACATAGTGCAGAGCGCTATTGATGTTGCTTTGGATGATCCCGGCGCGCTTTTCGAGCAGAGCATTCTCGACCATATCACCAGCATTAGACAGAGCAGCCCTGCTGATTGGCAACGTATCCGAGCCGCTGCCAAAAAGGCAAAAGTACAGGTTGCCGAGCTGGATAAACTGACCCGGACGTTATCAAGCGGTGAAGGTGGGGAGCTATTCCCCACTATCGAGCCTTGGCAAGACCACGTAGACGGTGCAGCGCTGGTAAGGGAGTTATCGGACACCCTACGACAGTATGTTATCTGTGAGCCTGAAGTAGCCGATGCCGCCGCGCTATGGATCGCCTTTACGTGGTTCATTGATGAAGTTCACGTTGCGCCATTAGCCAATATCACGGCCCCCTTGCCCAACTGTGGCAAGTCAACGCTACTGGAATTCCTAGAGACGTTCGCATTCCAGCCGCTCAAGTGCGACGGCATAAGCCCGGCTGCGCTGTTTCGTTCCATGGACAAGTGGACACCCACGCTGCTGATTGACGAGGTAGATACCTTCCTGCGTGATAACGAGGATGCCAGAGGTGTGCTCAATTCGGGCCACCGTCGCAATGGCTTCATTATTCGCGTGGTGGGTGAAGATCATGAGCCTAAGCGCTTCGCTACTTGGGGCGCTAAAGCGTTGTGTGGCATCGGCAGCATTGCTAACACACTGGCCAGTAGGTCTATTCGACTAGAGCTACGCCGCAAGCTGCCCCATGAAACAGTCGAGAACATCCGATTCATGCCCCAAGGTCTGCGCGACCGGCTCAAGCGTCAATTGTCACGGCTACAGGATGATTTAGCCGAG
This Vreelandella neptunia DNA region includes the following protein-coding sequences:
- a CDS encoding DUF3631 domain-containing protein; translation: MSQPNIKEVVDNAPEPLKPMDIVQSAIDVALDDPGALFEQSILDHITSIRQSSPADWQRIRAAAKKAKVQVAELDKLTRTLSSGEGGELFPTIEPWQDHVDGAALVRELSDTLRQYVICEPEVADAAALWIAFTWFIDEVHVAPLANITAPLPNCGKSTLLEFLETFAFQPLKCDGISPAALFRSMDKWTPTLLIDEVDTFLRDNEDARGVLNSGHRRNGFIIRVVGEDHEPKRFATWGAKALCGIGSIANTLASRSIRLELRRKLPHETVENIRFMPQGLRDRLKRQLSRLQDDLAETVSSTRPEPIPGLSNRAADNWEPLQQIAVAIGGEWPERVRRIAMSITRMDDAEQASDVGTELLKDIKEAFEEKGVDRLFSAELVNALHADSEAPWNSWNRGQPITARQVASKLGDFGIKSKQLRIGYETKKGYDRKDFAEAFRRYLSPTTPQQSETTKQTSNHADYSDIPNETESHSVSQRKPREPSNHAGCFDVSDKSPRQLASNGEEF